Proteins encoded within one genomic window of Streptomyces sp. NBC_00523:
- the ctaE gene encoding aa3-type cytochrome oxidase subunit III — protein sequence MSVVATATTVETGHAHPSVNRPNLTSVGTIIWLSSELMFFAALFAMYFTLRSVTGPEHWKEMASALNFPFSATNTTILVLSSLTCQLGVFAAERGDVKKLRAWFVITFVMGSIFIGGQVFEYTELVKKDGLSLSSDPYGSVFYLTTGFHGLHVTGGLIAFLLVLGRTYAAKRFTHEQATAAIVVSYYWHFVDVVWIGLFATIYMIK from the coding sequence ATGTCGGTCGTGGCGACAGCAACGACAGTAGAAACCGGGCACGCGCACCCGTCGGTCAATCGGCCGAACCTCACCAGCGTCGGAACCATCATCTGGTTGAGCTCCGAGCTGATGTTCTTCGCGGCCCTCTTCGCGATGTACTTCACCCTGCGATCGGTGACCGGACCGGAACACTGGAAGGAAATGGCGTCCGCCCTGAACTTCCCGTTCTCGGCGACGAACACCACGATCCTGGTGCTCTCCTCACTCACCTGCCAGCTCGGCGTCTTCGCCGCGGAGCGGGGCGATGTGAAGAAGCTCCGTGCCTGGTTCGTGATCACTTTCGTGATGGGTTCGATCTTCATCGGAGGCCAGGTCTTCGAGTACACCGAGCTGGTGAAGAAGGACGGCCTCTCGCTGTCCTCCGACCCGTACGGCTCGGTGTTCTACCTGACCACCGGCTTCCACGGTCTGCATGTGACGGGCGGTCTCATCGCCTTCCTGCTCGTTCTGGGCAGGACATACGCGGCCAAGAGGTTCACCCATGAACAGGCGACCGCCGCCATCGTCGTGTCCTATTACTGGCACTTCGTCGATGTCGTGTGGATCGGCCTCTTCGCCACGATCTACATGATCAAGTAA